TGGTTCCAGTAGCCAGTGataaaagaataagaatTAGTTTTACCTCAGAGGTGTCACAAATTTTGCCTTGGAAATTTACCCCCGAACAAAGAGAAGTTTATGTATTGCCAGGTGAAACTGCGTTAGCATTTTATAAAGCAAAGAATTATAGTGATAAAGACATTATTGGGATGGCAACTTATAGTATTACCCCGGGTGAGGCAGcacaatattttaataaaatccaatgtttttgttttgagGAGCAAAAGTTGAATGCTGGTGAGGAGGTTGATATGcctgttttctttttcattgatCCTGATTTTGCTAATGACCCGCAAATGAGAAACATTGACGACATTGTTCTACATTACACCTTTTTTAAAGCTCATTATGCCAATAACGGTGCTGTCAGTATACACAATATCACTGATAATAACACtgttgatgaaaataataaagttcCGCAAGTTATCGACACTTCAAAGGTGGAATAAATTactttatataaatatatgcaCA
This Saccharomycodes ludwigii strain NBRC 1722 chromosome II, whole genome shotgun sequence DNA region includes the following protein-coding sequences:
- the COX11 gene encoding Cox11p (similar to Saccharomyces cerevisiae YPL132W | COX11 | Cytochrome c OXidase); its protein translation is MYKFVTNKSGTIHKNFTGLLSLCSKYHTKKISPPSVFNNRVLLGSITYKIIPVTSARSYHATQQLLFKTTRVTFNNKKTVDPRTTLLNKLTREEIKSLRDMKKEKEQKYKDRTAANYFISVMVLFLGLAYAAVPLYRAICARTGFGGIPITDRRKFTDDKLVPVASDKRIRISFTSEVSQILPWKFTPEQREVYVLPGETALAFYKAKNYSDKDIIGMATYSITPGEAAQYFNKIQCFCFEEQKLNAGEEVDMPVFFFIDPDFANDPQMRNIDDIVLHYTFFKAHYANNGAVSIHNITDNNTVDENNKVPQVIDTSKVE